TTTTCTACGTTCAACGACCAAGTAGTGTTTCATTCAACAAAACTGACAATTACTTCAGTAATTAAGCGACTGAAATTCCCGAACAAAACAGTGACATCGACTTCCCAAATCCCCACTTTTTTGTTGTGTAAAATTGAGGCTAATTATATCTATTTATTTAGCCAAGCCCAGCCCCAATCCACGCAACAACGTCATCCTACCGCCTGGATAATTGGTAGGATTTTTACCGGGAATCAAAAGTGTCTCTATTCCTTACCCAGTAAACTTTTCAGCCTTTTGTTTCTCTCAATCAATCATCGGATTTGGGAAGAAATAGCTCTTCCCCATCCATGCGATAATCAGGATAAATCACACTTTTTTTACCTAAACTTTGAAGAATAAACTCCCATGAACGAATTACCAGAAAATCTAGCCGATGCTCTCAAACTTTATGGTCAAGATCCTAGTGTATCAGGCTCGAAAAAAAAATTGGCAAATCTCAAGACCATACTGAAGAAAATGGTATTACCAGAATGGAATTTTGATGAGAAAGCTTTGGCTAAACCGGAAAAAACTTACCCCAAAATCCCTCTCAAGTTCTTCGTTAATGAAGCTAAGAATGCTTGGTTTTCTGCTGAGAAGAAAGCATTAGATTTAGGGAAAACCCCTGACACCATAAAAAATTACCGCAGCCACTTTATGCGATTCCTAAAATGGATGGAATCACAGGATTGGTATATTGAGGTAGTTCAGCCTTTGGCAATTCCTAATTTGGCTCCCCCAATCAAAGCTAGAGTAACTCTAGCTACACTTCATAAAGGGAGAAAACATTCTGGAGCTAATCCTTATGCGCTGAAAAAAGATGAACTCACTAGTAAATTAGAAACTCAACTTAAGGGCCTTAAATTTTATTTAACTAGTGAGTGGAGTCGCAATCAAAAAAATGATAGCCCAGTGAAAGAAATCTCATGGATAGGATATCAAAAGTGTATCCTTTGCTTTTTAGGTTGGCTCAAGAATATTATTGGATTTAAGCTTTGTGACCTAGATATCAGCTTAATGGCTGAACAACAATTTCTCAATGACTACATCGGTTGGCATCTGACGGAAAAAGGCAACAGTTATCGCCAAGCCCAGCATATAGCTATCGCGGCACTGAACGTTGCGAAGTGGCACTTTGGGAAAATTTCTAAATTTTCTAATTTCGCAGATTGTATGCCTGTACTAGAAATTCGCGATATCCTCCGTAAGATTTCTAAGAAAATGAAAAGTGATTTACGCACAAGTTCTACTGAAGCATTGAAAGAAAAACTTTTGGAGCTTCAGCAGTGTCAGGAAATCGTGGAATACTTGCGATGTTGTTGCGCTGAACGGACAAGTGATAGCAACAAACGCCCGATTAATGCCATTATTGATTCTTGGCAGGATTATTTAATTGCGGCTATCCTAACTTACACGCCCATTAGACAACGTGAAATTCGCGAGTTAAGAATAGGTAAAAATCTCCGGCGCGATGATGATGGTTGGTGGGTTACGTTAACACCAACGGAGCATAAAACTGGGAGTAAAACTGGGAAATCAAGGGAGTTTCCCCTGTTTCCTTGCCACTTAAAAGAGCGTTTGACTCACGATCTAGATTTA
The genomic region above belongs to Phormidium ambiguum IAM M-71 and contains:
- a CDS encoding tyrosine-type recombinase/integrase, with translation MNELPENLADALKLYGQDPSVSGSKKKLANLKTILKKMVLPEWNFDEKALAKPEKTYPKIPLKFFVNEAKNAWFSAEKKALDLGKTPDTIKNYRSHFMRFLKWMESQDWYIEVVQPLAIPNLAPPIKARVTLATLHKGRKHSGANPYALKKDELTSKLETQLKGLKFYLTSEWSRNQKNDSPVKEISWIGYQKCILCFLGWLKNIIGFKLCDLDISLMAEQQFLNDYIGWHLTEKGNSYRQAQHIAIAALNVAKWHFGKISKFSNFADCMPVLEIRDILRKISKKMKSDLRTSSTEALKEKLLELQQCQEIVEYLRCCCAERTSDSNKRPINAIIDSWQDYLIAAILTYTPIRQREIRELRIGKNLRRDDDGWWVTLTPTEHKTGSKTGKSREFPLFPCHLKERLTHDLDLYVNKWRKLENLTHDYLFFRPGGVNNRAVRGEPIPDANYLAGMVPKLFFKVSVLLYGLENAKHPSPHDFRRIFATWVCKYGTPDELPIYAEIMGHSPEVLLKTYQQCNSRDKTERAEMAFLKIREREAEIKAQKSQKAIPQLTPIVQIPPAVMEILTPKQKQHLAEQGLL